The bacterium genome contains a region encoding:
- a CDS encoding succinylglutamate desuccinylase/aspartoacylase family protein → METFEVGPLRAAPGTKVTGFLDVPGTPIRMPVTLIRGPAPGPVLSVTAGVHGGEYPGIEAAIQTAASLDPAGIRGAVIIVHIVDVPSFHGRNIYVCPLDGKNPNRVFPGDPAGTASERLAHTVFTEVISRADYYVDLHGGDINEALVPFTIMLESGDPV, encoded by the coding sequence ATGGAGACGTTCGAGGTGGGGCCACTCCGGGCGGCGCCCGGGACCAAAGTGACGGGGTTTCTGGACGTACCCGGAACACCGATCCGGATGCCCGTCACGCTGATCCGCGGGCCCGCGCCCGGGCCGGTGTTGAGCGTGACGGCGGGAGTGCACGGCGGCGAGTATCCCGGGATCGAAGCGGCGATCCAGACCGCCGCCTCGCTCGATCCCGCGGGGATCCGCGGCGCCGTCATCATCGTGCATATCGTCGATGTCCCCTCGTTCCACGGCCGCAACATCTACGTCTGTCCGCTGGACGGCAAGAATCCCAACCGCGTCTTCCCCGGCGATCCGGCCGGAACGGCCAGCGAACGGCTGGCGCACACCGTGTTCACCGAGGTGATCTCCCGGGCGGACTACTATGTCGATCTCCACGGCGGAGACATCAACGAGGCCCTGGTGCCCTTCACCATCATGCTGGAGTCGGGTGATCCGGTC
- the lipB gene encoding lipoyl(octanoyl) transferase LipB yields the protein MARAAYLVDCGRMRYGEAWALQRALVAARQAAQIDDVILLVEHPPVITIGRGGRAANILMPRELLASRGIEVFEIERGGDVTYHGPGQLVGYPILDLGALDEDVVRYVRLLEAALIRSLEEFGIGATRVRGYPGVWVGEAKIGAIGVAVKRRVTMHGFALNVAPDLEHFAVINPCGLGKPITSMARVLGRAVSLREVQPVVARALGGVFELEFRPMTVDALRAQVGEGTRVGRG from the coding sequence ATGGCGCGCGCCGCCTATCTGGTGGATTGTGGGAGGATGCGGTATGGAGAGGCCTGGGCGCTTCAGCGCGCGCTCGTGGCCGCGCGCCAAGCCGCCCAGATCGATGATGTCATTCTGCTCGTCGAGCATCCGCCCGTGATCACAATCGGCCGGGGGGGCCGCGCCGCCAACATCCTCATGCCCCGAGAGCTCCTCGCCTCGCGCGGGATTGAGGTGTTCGAGATCGAACGCGGGGGAGATGTCACGTATCATGGGCCAGGCCAGCTGGTGGGGTATCCGATCCTGGATCTGGGGGCGCTCGACGAGGATGTCGTCCGCTACGTCCGCTTGCTTGAGGCCGCGCTCATCCGGTCGCTCGAGGAGTTCGGGATCGGGGCCACGCGGGTGCGCGGGTATCCTGGGGTCTGGGTGGGCGAGGCAAAGATCGGGGCGATCGGCGTGGCGGTCAAACGCAGGGTCACCATGCACGGGTTTGCCTTGAACGTGGCGCCCGATCTCGAGCACTTCGCGGTAATCAACCCGTGCGGGCTGGGGAAACCAATCACGAGCATGGCCCGTGTGCTCGGGCGCGCAGTGTCGCTACGAGAGGTTCAGCCTGTCGTCGCGCGCGCATTGGGCGGCGTGTTCGAGTTGGAGTTCCGGCCGATGACCGTTGACGCGCTCCGCGCGCAGGTGGGCGAGGGCACGCGGGTAGGGCGGGGGTAG